Proteins encoded together in one Solidesulfovibrio fructosivorans JJ] window:
- a CDS encoding BrnT family toxin: MRFEFDTNKSHANRTKHGIDFIEIQALWDDPDLLVIPAKTEDEPRFLAIGRIAGKHWSVVITFRGQAVRIISARRSRKNEVLLYEG, encoded by the coding sequence ATGCGTTTTGAATTCGACACGAACAAAAGCCACGCCAACCGCACCAAGCACGGCATTGACTTCATCGAGATTCAGGCGCTCTGGGATGATCCCGATTTACTGGTCATTCCCGCCAAAACGGAAGATGAACCCCGTTTTCTCGCCATCGGCCGGATCGCCGGCAAGCATTGGAGCGTGGTCATCACCTTTCGGGGCCAAGCGGTGCGCATCATCTCCGCCAGGCGGTCCAGGAAAAATGAGGTGCTGCTGTATGAAGGCTAA
- a CDS encoding TIGR01212 family radical SAM protein (This family includes YhcC from E. coli K-12, an uncharacterized radical SAM protein.), with protein sequence MTQRYNTLSQAFRRIFGRRAKKIPLDAGSACPNRDGALSRAGCLFCNATGSGTGLYHKGFGLRAQWDKLTAPARGRGEALIAYLQSFSNTYGPASRLEGLLGELIALPGVCGLCLGTRPDCLDAEKTALLAAVPLPYVCLDLGLQSVRDATLTRINRGHDAAAFALAARGTAEAGLRVTAHLMAGLPGESNADFWAAVSFINDLPVTGVKFHNTLVVAGSSLAELFAAGGYVPPGRETYVAAVAEAIARLRPDIVVERLNADPAPGELVAPAWAADKRGVREAIAAALEEGDIRQGCRRDATRPPP encoded by the coding sequence ATGACCCAGCGTTACAATACCCTTTCCCAGGCCTTTCGGCGGATTTTCGGCCGCCGGGCAAAAAAAATACCGCTCGATGCGGGCAGCGCCTGCCCCAATCGAGACGGCGCGCTTTCCCGCGCGGGGTGCCTTTTTTGCAACGCCACCGGGTCGGGAACGGGACTGTACCATAAAGGCTTCGGGCTCCGGGCGCAATGGGACAAGCTCACTGCGCCGGCCCGGGGACGCGGCGAGGCGCTTATCGCCTATCTCCAGTCCTTTTCCAACACCTACGGCCCGGCCTCGCGGCTGGAGGGGCTTCTTGGGGAGCTTATCGCCCTGCCCGGCGTCTGCGGGCTTTGCCTGGGCACGCGGCCGGACTGCCTGGACGCGGAAAAAACCGCCCTGCTCGCCGCCGTGCCCCTTCCCTACGTCTGCCTGGACCTGGGGCTGCAATCCGTTCGCGACGCGACGCTTACGCGCATCAACCGGGGCCACGACGCGGCCGCCTTCGCCCTGGCGGCAAGGGGGACGGCCGAAGCCGGACTTCGCGTCACGGCCCATCTCATGGCCGGCCTGCCCGGGGAATCGAACGCGGATTTTTGGGCCGCCGTTTCCTTTATTAATGATCTTCCCGTCACCGGGGTGAAATTCCACAACACGCTGGTCGTCGCCGGCTCGTCCCTGGCGGAACTTTTCGCCGCCGGGGGCTACGTCCCGCCTGGACGCGAGACATACGTCGCGGCGGTCGCCGAGGCCATCGCCCGGCTGCGGCCGGACATCGTGGTCGAACGCTTAAACGCCGACCCCGCGCCCGGGGAACTCGTCGCCCCGGCCTGGGCGGCGGACAAGCGCGGGGTGCGCGAGGCCATCGCCGCCGCCCTCGAAGAAGGCGACATCCGGCAGGGCTGCCGCCGCGACGCCACTCGCCCACCCCCGTGA